A window of Bacillota bacterium contains these coding sequences:
- a CDS encoding response regulator transcription factor: protein MSEAPQKTPIRVLIADDHAVVRAGLRRILELEPDIRVVGEAADGWEAVEATEREGVDVVLMDISMPRLNGLEATRMLRTKVPSARVVALTIHTDDQYVVEMARAGAWGYVLKGEEPGDLVTAIRRVAANQVYIPEALVGSLVRALRERASAAGAGQAAAASASEPRPVQAYGAVLPREGEPGALLGARPLLTTRETEVLSLIAHGRTNRQIAQALVVSEKTVKNHVTSILRKLRLKDRTQAAVWAIRSGWVP, encoded by the coding sequence ATGAGCGAGGCGCCGCAAAAGACGCCAATCCGGGTTCTGATAGCCGACGACCATGCAGTGGTAAGGGCGGGTTTGCGGCGTATCCTCGAACTCGAACCCGACATCCGGGTGGTGGGAGAGGCAGCTGACGGATGGGAGGCGGTAGAAGCGACCGAGAGGGAGGGCGTCGACGTGGTTCTGATGGATATCAGCATGCCCCGCCTCAATGGTCTCGAGGCAACCCGGATGTTGCGAACGAAAGTGCCGTCGGCTCGCGTCGTGGCCCTCACCATTCACACGGACGACCAGTACGTGGTGGAGATGGCCAGGGCGGGTGCATGGGGATACGTGCTGAAAGGCGAGGAGCCGGGAGACCTCGTCACCGCCATCCGCCGCGTGGCTGCCAACCAGGTCTACATCCCCGAAGCGCTGGTGGGAAGCCTGGTGCGGGCCCTGCGAGAGCGGGCGTCCGCAGCGGGAGCGGGGCAGGCTGCGGCCGCGTCGGCCTCCGAGCCCCGGCCGGTTCAGGCGTACGGCGCGGTGCTGCCGAGGGAGGGCGAGCCGGGCGCCCTTCTCGGTGCCCGGCCGCTGCTCACCACGCGGGAGACCGAGGTGCTCTCGCTCATCGCCCATGGCCGCACCAACCGGCAGATCGCCCAGGCGCTGGTGGTCAGCGAGAAGACCGTTAAAAACCACGTGACGAGCATCCTGCGCAAGCTGAGGCTCAAGGACCGGACGCAGGCAGCCGTGTGGGCCATCCGATCCGGGTGGGTCCCATGA
- a CDS encoding response regulator transcription factor produces MQQPDPFSQLTPREREVLALMARGLTNQEIARRLVISEHTVKNHVSNIYRKLGSDDRTRVVLMAIRAGIARME; encoded by the coding sequence GTGCAGCAGCCCGACCCGTTCTCGCAGTTGACGCCTCGGGAACGAGAAGTGCTGGCACTGATGGCCCGCGGGCTGACCAACCAGGAGATCGCGCGCAGGCTCGTGATCAGCGAGCACACGGTCAAAAACCACGTGAGCAACATCTACCGCAAGCTGGGCAGCGACGACCGGACGCGGGTCGTTCTGATGGCTATCCGGGCGGGTATCGCCAGGATGGAATGA